Part of the Arachis hypogaea cultivar Tifrunner chromosome 6, arahy.Tifrunner.gnm2.J5K5, whole genome shotgun sequence genome, AACATTGATTGAATAACTAAATCACTTGGCACACTAAACTAAAGCAGTAGTTGTAATCAGCATTAGACATACCTGTACATGTAGATGTCTTTACCATGCCCAGGATTCTTGTTGCAGAGAAAGCAGACAGTGAGAAAGGAGTGAGAAGGATACCGAGTAGAAGCATCTAGCTTAGGTGAGACAGAAGTGGTACTCTGAATGATGCAGTTACCAAATATGTGAGTGTTCCTTGGGTTAGGACAATGGCAAATCATGCATGTGTAGTCCTCAAAGAGTTCCATCAGTTCCAACTCGCTGGCAGATACACACCCTTTGAACACCCTCTCACCTTCTATTAGTAAGGGAGGATTCTGAATCTTCAGCTGTGAACCAAACACCACCATTCTTAAAAAGCGAAACATTTTTTAAACATTTCTAAACATTTATCTAAACGTTTATGTAAAGTCATTTCTAAACATTTATTACTTCAGCCATTGGCATAATTGACATTGGCTGGCCATCCTAGAAACAGAAGAGTCCACCATTGAAATCCTTGCCCTAATTATTTAAATAGCACACTACCTTTGATGAACAAAAGTTATCAGCAACagtattaaataaaattcaataaatgAGAGTAGTGGAAAATGAAATCCTGACTGCAAAGTGCCGCTGTTTGAGATAGGGTCTGTTATCATCACTATGCCACCCAATGTTTGCACCTCTCCTCCAGCTGTTTGATAATTCGTAAATACAATAAGGTAAAGATTGTAAAAGAAGTAACAATCAACAAGCAATTGGTGGTCCTTAAGAGTAGTAACCTGATTAAAGCGGTGAATTCAACAAAGTGCTTGTATTGACAGTTGAAAAACTCCGCTAGCTTGTCTTTCAACTTTTCTGTGAagaaatttgattgagattggaAATTTCGATGAAGGGAAAgatgataaagaaagagagtACCTCGGATGGGAATGGTATCATAGAACAAGTTTTGAGAGAAATCAAGAAACCGCAGGTTTTTCTTTTGGCCTATCCACTCTAGAATTGAGCCACTGAAATAGTTGCCGAATAATTCATACACATTTAGAAGGCTATTGTCAATGAGCAGCTTCTTCAGTTCAAGAGCAATTTTAATAGCTACATGATTCGGAATCTGCAACCAACAAGCTAATCACAAATGATATTAACCAAATCGAATCCACATTGCAGCATTAAATCCAGTCTATAAGGGCAAGCACAACACTTTTCAACACAATCTAATCTCAGTCCTATCCACATAGTAGTGATCCACATTATCACCCAACCGCACCTTCACCTATAAGCATAAAACACAAGGGAATCATTATTCGCATTATAGAAGCAAATAAACCAATTGAACTTGAACAGAAAATAGATTCCAAAATGATTGATTAAGTGCATTCATGCAATGAAGAAAATTTTCAATATCTATATTGAAATTGAGGTTTCAAAACGGACCTTAATAAAATCGTACTTGAAAGAAGCATTGTGGGAAGAGAAATTATTTTTGGAGGAGAAGCTTTGCTTTTCGTCACTTTCTTCGCCGCTGGCGGGGATCGAAGGCATGGGTTCTTTCTCAAAAGTTACCGTGTCGCGACCTAAGGAGACGCATCGACAGAAGAAACAACGAGAAAAGAAATTGTTAAAGCACGTGGTGGTGGCAATGGCGGTAGCGACGGCACGACGACGACGACGGCTGTAATTTAGGGTTTCCATTAGGTCTTGTTCACAGTTCACTCTCCATCTCACTCAAAGCTAACCTTGTTTGCATTTTAGTACGGGCTTTGAGTGTTTGTCTGGGCCtctaaaatattgaaatttttatttttgggggATTTTGTAAATTGTCACAAATAGATAATGTTagggaggtttttaaaaacctccactaTAAAATCTCCATCGATTAGTAAGAATCTTATAGTGTCTGCAGAATGTATTATTGAATGAGCTGAAAGGTATGTGACGTGGTGGAAAGGTATGTGACGTGGTGGAAAATCACCGATTAAGAGTTTATAGAGAAAACGGCATTACatgtatagttcttaaccaatgAAGATTTCGCGTATTAATTTAGAAAGGCTGTtacaaaattagaatgaaaaatacCGGGAGTATGAGtcacaggtcgtctcccaacgagttacagagagaatgctaatttattaattaggagttttcaagagagttgagtttggataatgagcaattaaatagttgtagattaaagaaataaaaactaagaatgattattaatattctaaataaaaaggcCTTGATTGGGGAATGatcaattggaagttctatccttgttgggatctcttaggtgtagtatcaaaaaggttgttgttttcattagttaacccttactaaataaaggaaagtcatgtgattaagctaactcttattcacaaatcctagtcctctctcggaaaggtctagcattagtaaatacagaactagccaacaacttccagtttaatcttcacttaatccttccaactcaagtgtctccttttaatcaacccctatgtcaagtagggaatctactctattgacatgaatataatactcagaaaaatataagaagaagacataataaattaaataaaataaagactgaaaattaattaaaaataaaagtaatcctctgTATCAACAATCCATAAAAATGATCCAACTAccactttaaacaagaattaagaatatggaataaataaatgagcaagtaaggaaacaaactagaatagtatctttaacggaggtgatgactcttcaatatccgaAGCAAAAAAGCATagaactaataaactatgaatgtaaagagaacctagaggaagagtagttcCTCTCCAGATTCCGATCTAAAAtgctaaaactatcctaatgagaatgtttGTTGATGTGTCTCGAGTCTCTGCACGTTCCCTTGCTTtattctatgtttctgggccgaaaactgggtcaaaactcggcccgaaatcgcccctgtattttctgttatttctgcagatcttGCAGGTCACGTgacgagcggatattttatacgctttttgggggtaatttcatgtagtttttagtatgttttagttagtttttagtatatttttattagtttttaggcaaaattcatatttctggactttactatgggttcgtgtgtttttctgtggtttcaggaattttctggctgaaattgagggatctgagcaaaaatctgattcaggctaaaaaaggactgctaatgttgttggattctgacctccctgcactcaaaatagattttttggagctacaagagtccaattggcacgctctcaattgggttggaaactagacatctagggctttccagaaatatataatagtccatactttgctcaaagataaatgacgtaaactggcgtttaacgctagttccatgttccattctggcgttaaatgccagaaacaggttgcaaattggagttaaacgcctaagaTAGGTTAAACCCTGGCGCTTtactccaaaaacagcccaggtGCATGAAAATctcaagtctcagtcccagcacacaccaagtgggcctcagaggtagatttctgcactatctatctcagtttactcattttctataaacctaggttactagtttagtattaaaacaacttttagagatttattttgtacctcatgacatttttagatctgaactttgtactttttgatggcatgagtctctaaactccattgttggtggtgaggagctctgctgtgtctcgatggattaatgcaattatttctgttttctattcaaacacgcttgtttctatccaagatattcattcgcacttcaatatgatgaatgtgatgatccgtgacactcatcaccattctcaatctatgaacgcgttcctgacaaccacctccgttctaccttagattgaatgagtatctcttggattccttaatcagagtcttcgtggtataagctagaatctattggcagtattcttgagaatccagaaagtctaaaccttgtctgtggtattccgagtaggattcaggtattggatgactgtgacgagcttcaaactcacaaaggttgggcgtagtgacagacgcaaaaggatcaatggatcctattccagcatgagtgagaaccgacagatgattagccgtgcagtgacagtgcacctggaccattttcactgagaggacggatggtagccattgacaatggtgatccaccaacacactgcttgccatagggggaaccttgcatgcgtgaagaagaagacaggggaaaagcagagattcagaagacaaagcatctccaaaactccaacatattctccattactgcataacaagtattatttaatccatgctttctatttactaccaatcaaaactgagaattattattatcctgactaagatttacaagataaccttagcttgcttcaagccgacaatctccgtgggattcgacccttactcacgtaaggtattacttggacgacccagtgcacttgctggttagtggtacgaattgtaaaaagtgtgatttacaattttgtgcaccaagttttggcgccgttgccggggattgtttgagtttgaacaactgacggcgaatcttgttgcttagattaggaaaattttgtcttttgggtcagagtcttttattttcttttcaaaaattttttaaaaatattatttttctttattaattttgagtttttctgtgagtttagtgtcatattttaagtttggtgtcaattgcatgcttttctttatctttcaattttcgaattgtatgtttttgttttcctttaaaaaaacctttttaaaacacgttaaatttatagctcagttggttagagtgttgtgcttgtgttcttggtaattgggtatcttccttttaaaactttttcaaaaataatttttctttgattaaatcttgtgccaaattttaagtttggtgttctcttgttaattttcctttagttttcaaaaatcttattttggttttctaaaaattttaagtttggtgttctttcttttgttcttgttgttcttgtgagtctttaaggtattcttgagtcttctttgtgttttgatcttaaaatttttaagtttggtgtgccttggtgtttttcctccaaaattttcgaaaacaaggagcattggatctaaaaattttaaatcttgtatcttttgtgtgtttttttctttcataataaaattcaaaaatcaaaaaaatatcttttcctttaattgctcataattttcgaatcccttgggttgacttggtcaaaatttttcaaatcatatccttttaagatttttaaagtcatatctttttcaaaaatatcctcaccactttctctctcctcactttttcaaaaatcttcataaaatataaaaaaaatttagcttttattttattttattttattattttgaaattattttaaataaaataaaataaataaaataaatccacgtcatctaccttctccatcatggacctaagtggaaatgaacagtccagaaggactctagggtcatatgctaaccccactactgcttcatatgggagtagtatcgtataccctccatcggagtcagtagctttgagttgaatcctcagctcattatcatggtccagcaaagttgctagtattccggtcttccacaggaagaacctacagagtttctggcacagtttttacaaattgctgacacagtacatgataaggaagtagatcagaatgtctacagattattactgtttccattttctgtaaaagaccaagctaagaggtggttaaataaccaacctaaggctagcataaggacatggaaacagctgtcagaagaattcctgaatcaatatttccctccaaaacggatgacacagctaaggctgaacatccaaggctttaaacaaggagataatgaatctctttatgatgcctgggagagatacagagagatgctaagaaaatgcccctctgaaatgttttcagagtgggtgcagttagacatcttctattatgggcttacagagaaagctcagatgtctttggaccactcagctggtggatctatacacatgagaaagacaattgaagaagctcaagagctcattgatacagttaccagaaatcagcatctgtacctaagtagtgaaccttccatgaaagaagaggctaaaacagtaactgctgaactcagtcctgcagaacaagttattgaattcaatcagcaattagattttctaacaaaacagctagctgaattcaaggagatactacaagacacaagaatggctgatgagcggataatttatacactttttggcattgtttttagtatgtttttagtatgatctagttagtttttagtgtatttttattagtttttagttaaaattcacttttctggactttactatgagtttgtgtatttttctgtgatttcaggtattttctggctgaaattgagggtcctgagcagaAATCtaattccgagaccaaaaaggactgcagatgctgttggattctgacctccctgcactcgaagtaaattttctggagctacaaaagcccaattggcgcgctctcaacggcgttggaaagtagacatcctgggctttccagcaatatatgatagtc contains:
- the LOC112696734 gene encoding uncharacterized protein; translated protein: METLNYSRRRRRAVATAIATTTCFNNFFSRCFFCRCVSLGRDTVTFEKEPMPSIPASGEESDEKQSFSSKNNFSSHNASFKYDFIKVKVRLGDNVDHYYVDRTEIRLLACWLQIPNHVAIKIALELKKLLIDNSLLNVYELFGNYFSGSILEWIGQKKNLRFLDFSQNLFYDTIPIREKLKDKLAEFFNCQYKHFVEFTALISWRRGANIGWHSDDNRPYLKQRHFALKIQNPPLLIEGERVFKGCVSASELELMELFEDYTCMICHCPNPRNTHIFGNCIIQSTTSVSPKLDASTRYPSHSFLTVCFLCNKNPGHGKDIYMYRGERSFCNNECRYQGMLMEEEINRLKAEEAVYGT